One segment of Nostoc flagelliforme CCNUN1 DNA contains the following:
- the rpaB gene encoding response regulator transcription factor RpaB, with protein MLESSRSLGTALRNLSDDKGTILVVDDEASIRRILQTRLEMIGYSVVTASDGEEALSAFRKETPDLIVLDVMMPKLDGYGVCQELRSYSDVPIIMLTALGDVADRITGLELGADDYMAKPFSPKELESRIRSLLRRRNDRTTTAAISNLGVMVVDNLKIDTNKRQVYKAGERIPLTGVEYSLLELLMRYPGKSFTRGEILQQVWDYNAEQHADTRVVDVHISRLRLKLEDDPENPEYILTQRGTGYLFQGISKLKHQS; from the coding sequence ATGCTTGAGAGTTCTCGCTCATTAGGAACAGCGTTGAGAAACTTATCAGATGATAAAGGCACAATCTTAGTAGTAGATGACGAAGCTAGCATCCGCCGGATTTTACAGACGCGTCTAGAAATGATTGGCTACAGTGTAGTTACAGCTAGTGATGGTGAAGAAGCTTTGTCAGCTTTTCGTAAAGAAACTCCCGACTTAATCGTTCTGGATGTGATGATGCCAAAGCTGGATGGCTACGGTGTCTGTCAAGAATTACGCTCATATTCAGATGTGCCAATCATCATGCTTACAGCCTTGGGAGATGTAGCAGATCGGATTACTGGGCTGGAATTAGGGGCTGATGACTATATGGCGAAACCTTTCTCTCCCAAGGAATTAGAGTCAAGAATTCGCTCGTTGCTGAGACGAAGAAACGATAGAACAACTACTGCTGCTATTTCTAATTTGGGAGTAATGGTTGTAGACAATCTCAAAATTGATACCAATAAGCGACAAGTTTACAAAGCAGGTGAGCGGATTCCATTAACGGGTGTAGAGTATAGCTTACTAGAGTTATTGATGAGGTATCCTGGCAAATCTTTTACCCGTGGAGAAATATTGCAGCAAGTGTGGGATTATAACGCAGAACAACACGCAGATACTCGTGTGGTGGATGTGCATATCTCACGTTTACGCTTGAAGTTAGAAGATGACCCGGAAAATCCAGAATATATTTTGACACAAAGAGGAACTGGTTATCTTTTTCAAGGAATTAGTAAACTAAAACATCAATCATGA
- a CDS encoding ATP-binding protein has product MQILGSKPPEISSFYGRAGELSCLKELIIKQRCVSLVGVAGIGKTALAAKLIQEISVESKPKFDCIIWKSVAHAPLFQDFIAELIELIQPLEPKLDSPRFTQAMVSALIEQMQSRRCLLVLDESDSLFETTNLEQHLEYKLFFRRLIEEMDQSCLLLTNRVFPDEFEDLIIAGRPIQYLKIKGLETDPAMQLLFDQGLDDEEKCNELIKIYYGNPLELKTVVTRIHHFFGGSIQKFFENRTTLFSSQFKAMLDKAFGYLLSKIHSDNDQAPLGRGVGCGVWGVGEEIAPITSCVQAPSSLHPTPYPLHPTNDDNYSQLPPLEITVAALLEARQNINPLAIREADKVERMRNRASLQGLPSSPIDDSVYSHGNINIFS; this is encoded by the coding sequence ATACAAATTCTAGGAAGTAAACCTCCTGAGATCTCAAGTTTTTATGGACGCGCAGGAGAATTATCTTGTTTAAAAGAATTAATAATAAAGCAACGCTGCGTATCGTTAGTAGGGGTAGCAGGCATTGGTAAAACTGCATTAGCTGCAAAGCTAATACAAGAGATTAGTGTAGAATCAAAACCCAAATTTGATTGCATAATTTGGAAATCAGTTGCCCATGCACCACTGTTTCAAGACTTTATAGCCGAGCTAATAGAGCTAATCCAACCTTTAGAGCCTAAGCTAGACTCACCTAGATTTACTCAAGCAATGGTTTCAGCATTGATCGAGCAGATGCAATCGCGCCGATGTCTTTTGGTATTGGATGAATCTGATTCCTTGTTTGAAACAACTAATTTAGAGCAACACTTAGAGTACAAACTATTTTTTCGCAGATTAATAGAGGAAATGGATCAAAGCTGCTTGCTCTTAACTAATCGAGTTTTTCCTGATGAATTTGAGGATCTTATAATAGCAGGACGTCCTATTCAATATCTAAAAATAAAAGGTTTAGAGACTGATCCTGCAATGCAACTTCTATTTGATCAAGGATTGGATGACGAAGAGAAATGCAACGAATTAATTAAAATTTACTACGGCAATCCTTTAGAGCTAAAGACGGTAGTTACCAGAATTCACCACTTTTTTGGCGGAAGTATTCAAAAGTTTTTTGAAAATAGAACTACGCTTTTCAGTAGCCAATTTAAAGCAATGCTTGATAAAGCCTTTGGTTACTTATTAAGTAAAATTCATAGTGATAACGACCAAGCCCCGTTGGGGCGGGGTGTAGGGTGCGGGGTGTGGGGTGTGGGGGAAGAAATAGCCCCAATAACCTCTTGCGTACAAGCCCCGTCTTCACTGCACCCTACACCCTACCCCCTACACCCTACAAATGACGATAACTATTCCCAACTCCCGCCATTAGAAATCACTGTTGCCGCCTTATTAGAGGCCAGACAGAACATTAATCCGCTAGCTATCAGGGAGGCGGACAAAGTTGAGAGGATGCGAAACCGAGCTTCTTTGCAAGGACTACCTTCAAGCCCAATTGATGATTCGGTTTACAGCCACGGCAATATTAATATTTTTAGTTAA
- a CDS encoding glycosyltransferase has protein sequence MSQSLPIAPSRKLKITILTVGSRGDLQPYCALAIDLKRAGHEVTVATHENFEPFVRKFDLKFAAIAGNMQEFLQSKLQQRLIAGEKLKKEEADKLLLQQLESAWSACQGSEVIIYTPLATFGYHIAEKLGVPCFFASVLPLTPTGMFGFLRFAQTTKNPLKKAINYGSYLLVEFLHWQRYRQLLNHFRTETLKLPPLPYFGRRFRQKTPANVSRIPVLYGFSSHVIPKPRDWPAWVYVTGFWFIDQASEYESPLELEDFLGRKQLPLCFGFGSMTMPNPEYLTHYIVEALKKTHQGGIILSGWGDVGRTVNIKDSLRVFVIKEVPHDWLFPQVPAVVHHAGASTTAAVLRAGIPSVTVPFFADQPVWGEKLTRLGVSPQPIPYQKVSEKTLAAAIEVVLGDEVMRCKAQELGQKIRDEDGVANAVEAFHRHLGLIG, from the coding sequence TTGAGCCAAAGTCTACCTATAGCACCAAGCCGAAAACTGAAGATTACGATTCTAACAGTAGGTTCAAGAGGAGACTTGCAACCATACTGTGCTTTGGCTATTGACTTGAAACGTGCGGGGCATGAAGTAACGGTTGCAACGCATGAGAACTTTGAACCATTTGTGAGGAAGTTCGATTTAAAGTTTGCGGCGATCGCTGGCAATATGCAAGAGTTTCTGCAATCGAAACTCCAGCAGCGATTGATTGCGGGAGAAAAGTTGAAAAAAGAAGAAGCAGATAAGCTTTTACTTCAACAGTTGGAATCAGCTTGGAGTGCGTGTCAGGGAAGTGAGGTGATTATCTATACGCCATTAGCTACCTTTGGATATCATATCGCAGAGAAATTAGGTGTACCCTGCTTTTTTGCATCAGTTCTACCGTTGACTCCTACAGGGATGTTTGGGTTTTTGAGATTTGCTCAAACAACTAAAAACCCGCTAAAGAAGGCGATAAATTATGGCAGCTACTTACTAGTAGAGTTTTTGCACTGGCAAAGATATCGTCAACTGCTCAATCACTTCAGAACAGAAACGTTAAAATTGCCGCCTCTACCATATTTCGGCAGACGCTTCAGACAGAAGACTCCGGCGAATGTATCACGAATCCCTGTATTGTATGGATTTAGTTCGCACGTCATCCCAAAACCCCGTGACTGGCCTGCATGGGTGTATGTAACTGGGTTTTGGTTTATTGACCAAGCCTCGGAATACGAGTCACCCCTGGAACTAGAGGATTTTCTTGGACGAAAGCAATTACCTTTGTGTTTTGGGTTCGGCAGCATGACGATGCCCAATCCAGAATATCTCACACATTACATCGTGGAAGCCTTAAAGAAAACCCATCAAGGCGGGATTATATTGTCAGGCTGGGGGGACGTTGGAAGAACGGTAAATATAAAAGATTCGTTACGAGTGTTTGTGATCAAGGAAGTTCCCCATGATTGGTTGTTTCCTCAAGTGCCAGCAGTAGTGCATCACGCAGGAGCTAGTACAACGGCGGCAGTGTTACGTGCGGGGATACCATCAGTTACCGTACCCTTTTTTGCAGATCAGCCAGTTTGGGGTGAAAAGCTAACTCGGTTGGGAGTCAGCCCACAACCGATACCGTACCAGAAGGTATCAGAAAAAACTTTAGCAGCAGCAATTGAAGTAGTACTGGGTGATGAGGTCATGCGGTGTAAAGCCCAGGAGTTAGGCCAGAAGATTAGGGATGAAGATGGTGTGGCGAATGCTGTTGAAGCATTTCATCGGCATTTGGGGCTGATTGGGTGA
- the recD2 gene encoding SF1B family DNA helicase RecD2: MMRHLIVEKFPSLTLSETQQYLESGLFRGIGKKTAQALVNYFGTSTLSVLDTAPEKLNQVPLLNTYRITAITKAWSQSKSNPNFGVITQLLAVGTSLKLALKICDYYGQKTSYILENNPYRLIDDIDGIGFKTADELAISLGIPICSDTRYISALIHVLKSGLREGNCFLPSEQLVSIATDLLSSPEHTPDVNFLNTIVEQLLSKGTLVSGDVGNSVYLKATYRAELSVSLRVLSLLEQPTHPTEHLEHWLTEFQTTDYRQLSRLSDEQISALMMAAKHPISIITGGPGRGKTYVLKILVEWLIHSSCAIALAAPTGKAANRMKDATGIEATTIHRLLQWQGSNAVFLYNEDNPLNLDFLIVDEFSMVDIFLFNSLLKALSKKTRILLVGDFDQLPSIGAGMVLRDLIVSELVPTMRLQTIYRQKQDSPIIYAANDVNSGIIPALHNFNQVSDWMDVGDCAMIQGTNPQATAKTIVELVKAISQSNVDLNQQLIILAPQKQGDCGVHNLNRLLAPIFNPKKENQLEVVSGSVIYRVGDRVIQLKNRYETVPPVMNGEMGRVIAIDASKEMLTIDWEGGARVDYYRGDLEQIMHSFCITCHKSQGSEFQYVIFPLLTSNSRMLTRQLLYTTMTRAVGTFIVVGQHEALKIAVATDKPAQRFTGLTNLLISPVEQLREIWQSLSNTRKTTCTTTSSPTVTVASRLQQRQLTATHGQMTTIGSLALQMYESKYGYRPSKQPELVGKFRFNTYHYETTAIDEIDSAIDAVLR, encoded by the coding sequence ATGATGAGGCACCTAATTGTCGAGAAATTTCCATCGCTAACCTTGTCCGAAACCCAGCAGTATTTAGAAAGTGGGCTGTTTCGTGGGATTGGCAAAAAAACGGCTCAAGCTCTTGTCAATTACTTTGGTACTTCGACCTTATCAGTGTTAGACACCGCTCCAGAAAAACTTAATCAGGTTCCTCTCCTTAATACTTATCGAATCACTGCAATTACCAAAGCTTGGTCCCAAAGCAAAAGCAATCCGAATTTTGGAGTGATAACCCAACTTTTAGCTGTGGGAACTTCATTGAAGTTAGCTTTGAAAATTTGTGACTATTACGGACAGAAAACTTCATATATTCTGGAAAACAACCCTTACAGATTAATTGATGACATTGATGGCATCGGTTTTAAGACTGCTGATGAGTTAGCAATATCTCTTGGTATCCCAATATGTAGTGACACTCGTTATATTTCAGCTTTAATCCATGTTTTAAAATCAGGATTGCGTGAAGGGAATTGTTTTTTACCATCTGAGCAATTAGTAAGTATTGCCACTGACTTGCTTTCTTCACCAGAGCATACACCCGATGTTAACTTTTTAAATACAATCGTTGAACAGTTACTCTCCAAGGGGACTTTAGTTTCGGGTGATGTTGGTAATAGTGTTTATCTGAAAGCTACTTATCGGGCTGAACTTTCTGTGAGTTTAAGAGTTCTTTCTCTGCTTGAGCAGCCGACTCACCCGACAGAACATTTAGAACACTGGTTAACCGAATTCCAAACTACTGACTATCGCCAACTTTCACGATTAAGTGATGAACAAATTAGCGCCTTGATGATGGCAGCTAAACATCCAATTAGCATTATTACTGGTGGCCCAGGTCGGGGAAAAACTTATGTACTGAAAATTTTAGTTGAATGGTTGATACATAGTTCTTGTGCAATCGCACTAGCCGCTCCAACAGGGAAAGCCGCCAACCGGATGAAAGATGCTACAGGCATTGAAGCAACTACCATTCACCGTTTATTGCAATGGCAGGGGAGCAATGCGGTTTTTCTTTATAACGAGGATAATCCTCTGAATCTGGATTTTCTAATTGTTGATGAATTTTCAATGGTTGACATATTTTTGTTCAATTCGCTGCTCAAAGCTTTGTCCAAAAAAACCAGAATTTTGCTGGTAGGGGACTTTGATCAATTACCCAGTATTGGGGCGGGAATGGTCTTGCGAGATTTAATTGTTTCGGAACTGGTGCCAACAATGAGATTACAGACAATTTATCGCCAAAAGCAGGATAGCCCGATTATTTATGCCGCCAATGATGTCAATTCTGGCATAATCCCAGCACTGCACAATTTTAATCAGGTTTCTGATTGGATGGATGTTGGCGATTGTGCCATGATCCAAGGCACAAATCCACAAGCGACGGCGAAAACTATTGTTGAGTTAGTTAAAGCTATTAGCCAGTCCAATGTAGATTTAAATCAACAACTAATAATCTTAGCGCCGCAAAAACAAGGAGACTGTGGAGTTCACAATCTCAATCGGCTTCTTGCTCCCATCTTTAATCCAAAAAAAGAAAATCAGTTAGAAGTTGTATCTGGGTCAGTCATCTACCGAGTCGGCGACCGCGTTATCCAACTGAAAAACCGTTATGAGACTGTTCCTCCTGTGATGAACGGCGAGATGGGGCGGGTTATTGCTATAGACGCGAGCAAAGAAATGTTAACAATTGACTGGGAAGGGGGCGCGCGAGTTGACTACTATAGAGGTGACTTGGAGCAAATTATGCACTCATTTTGTATCACTTGCCACAAGAGCCAGGGGAGTGAATTTCAGTATGTGATTTTTCCATTACTCACCTCTAACTCCCGAATGTTAACCCGTCAACTGCTTTACACCACCATGACTCGCGCAGTGGGTACATTCATCGTTGTTGGACAGCATGAAGCATTGAAAATTGCTGTCGCTACTGATAAACCTGCCCAACGTTTTACTGGACTAACCAATTTGCTGATTTCACCTGTTGAGCAACTTCGGGAAATTTGGCAGAGTTTGAGCAACACCAGAAAAACCACTTGTACGACAACATCTTCCCCTACTGTTACTGTCGCTTCTAGACTACAACAACGCCAACTGACTGCAACACATGGGCAGATGACTACTATTGGTAGTCTTGCACTACAAATGTACGAATCTAAGTATGGTTATCGTCCGTCAAAACAGCCCGAACTTGTCGGGAAGTTTCGCTTTAATACTTATCACTATGAAACTACCGCAATTGACGAGATTGATTCAGCGATTGATGCAGTTCTGCGCTAA